TCAATCGCTGGAAACTAAAATGAAGGGAGAAACAGATAAAGTCGTCACTCAACATGTCATGAAGACTCGAGTTGAAATGATGCTTGAGTATAGCAGAGGGGAATGGAAGAATTGGGATGTCATCGGGACTgtcaaaatttataattataagtATCCTGATGATGCTTTCCCTGTCCTTCCACCTGCTGATGTCGCTGTTAAAGAAGGAGGTGAGAAATCTGCAAAGGACTTGGACGTCATTGGCAAATAGTCTATTTTTGACTATTAATTTTCTTAGTTGTTTGAAATGTTTAATATCAAGACTAATGTAGTTGGCTAAACTCCTGTTTCGTCTCATGAAGACGGGGTGTTTATGTGTTTTGGACATCGTTATTGTCGTGATTGAATTTAAACTCGTAGTTTGAATTGTTCGTACATGTTTTGTTTGCATCACTTGTCAGCAATCACTATTGCATTGCTTGTAGGTTGTATACAATTAATTGTGAGTGATTGATTATTAGAGGCCTTTCCCTCTAGAAATAATCAAGTAGAATTTTTATGTTGACAGGTGTTGTGGGTTTTATGTCCCTTTCCCGTCTTGTCAGTTATACTTTCTTGTAATTGTGAAAGTTGAACTTTGTTCATGTCGTTGCGTTGATGGGTGATCAGCTCTTTATAGTAATAGAGTTGAGAAACTAAGCCTCTCATCTATTATAATTTCTTGTCATTTGTGTCAAGCATTTTGTTGAACTAATAGTGTAATTTTAATAATCATAGTAAGATACTCATGTGGAAGTAAATGTATGTAAAAAATGCATAGGCTTAAGATTTGATACCACATGTAACTTTTATTCGCATTAAAAAAACGCAATCAAGTTGTAAATTGAACACAAACGTTCTTTACTGCTAATGGACGCTTACTGACTAGGAATAAAACAAATGTCCTATCGACTTATTCAAAGCAAACCTAAAAATTAATGAAAGGTAAGATGATTACATGTGATACTTTTTGAGGTGCAATATGTTCCAGCTTCTTGGGACCTGGATTCCATCAagggtggagagtttgtatgcTCCACGTCCAACTATGTCGTCGATCAGATAAGGTCCTTCCCATGGTCACCCAACTTTCCAGCTGTCGTGTCCTTAGTGTTTTGGAACACCTTTCTCAATACTAGGTCACCTATGGCAAGTGTTCTAATATGCACGTTTTTGTTGTAACTTCTAGCCACTGCATGTTGGTGTGACGCCATTCGTAGCTTTGCCATGTCACGTACCTCATCTATTATATCTAAATCATGTGCTCATTCAATAGAATTTGTTTCAATGGTTGCTAGACTATACCTTGCAGTTGGGGAAATGATCTCAGTTGGCAGAATGGCTTCTGTGCCATAGACTAAACCAAAAGGAGTTTGTCCAGTTGACATCTTTGGTGTTGTCCTGTCAGACCAAAGAACCTAAGGTAGTTGTTCAGCCCATTTCCCTTTATGCATTGTCAACCTCTTATTTAAGTTATTGATGATTATATTGTTACTGAATTCTGCTTGTCCATTAGCTTGTGGATAACGTGGAGTAGATTTGACCAAAGTGATGTTCCATCATCTACAAAAGGCTTCTGTCTTGTCACTTATAAATTGTGAGCCATTGTCACAAACAATCTCTGATGGTACTCCAAATTTACAGATGACGTTCCTTTCTATAAATGAAATCACTTCTTTGGACTTGAGTTGTCGAAATGCTTCAGCTTTTATCCACTTCGAGAAATAGTCCGTCATAGCTAGCATAAACACCTTTTGTCCAGGGGCTGGAGGCATTTTTCCCACGATGTCCATTCCCCATTTCATGAATGGCCATGAAGGAATGGACGGGTGTAACACTTCCGAAGCTAGATGTATGATTGGGTCGTGCCTTTGACATGCGTCACATTTTTTGACATAATCAATTGCGTCTTATTTCAGAGTAGGCCAGTAATTCCCCATACGAAGTACTTTACATGATAAGCTTCTTCCACCCGAATGATTACCACAATCGCCTTCATGTATATCCCGTAAGACATCGTTGGCTTCTGATCCTTCAAGACACCTTTGAAGCAATCCCGTAACAGATTTTTTAAACAATATGTCATCAATGATCGTGAATCTCGTAGCCTTTATCTTTAATGATTTTGCCTCGTTGTTGTCCTTTGGTAATTTTCCCTTTGTGATGTATCTTTATACTTCTGAGTCCATTATTGTGACATCTCTTTCCTTCTTAGCTCTAATTGTGGCGGGCTCTAGGACGTGAATTACTGGGATTGTGAGTACGTTTTCCTTTTTGAGGACAGCACCCAAACCCGCTAAGGCGTCAGCCTGAGAATTCTGTTCTCTGGGTATTTGTTGGATACTGAACGAGTCGAACTTGCCTCATAATTCTTTAACGATTTCTAGATAGGCCGACATCTTGTAATCTTGTGACAAAGTAATCAGCTCCCAAACTATTGAGCATATAGAGTGTGACATCATCATCGGAAATGGGTATATCATTTATTGCTAATTCATCAACTTTGCCCTTAATATTATTGAGAAATTCAATAATAGTTCTAGATCCCCGTGTTGTACGATTCATAGAATCCTTCAACTGCATCACTCTTGCTCGAGAGTGATTAGAAAAGGCTTCGCGGAGTAGGGTGAAAGCCTGGGTGGTGGCCATTTGTACCATAGGAACAATTTCATGGGAAAGGGAACCTAATATTGTCGCAAGAATCAGCTGGTCCAGTTGGAACCATAGGATATATGCGGGAGATGACGATGGTGGACATGGATAATTACCATTGAGGTATCCCATTAGATTGTGACCATTAAGCAGCACATTAAAATATGCGTGCCATGAAAATTGCTTGTCGTAGGAGCAAGACGGTAACAATTTGGTGTGGCGTGACCTACACTTGCACATATTTGAAAATAACCTAATCATTAGATTAAGAGTTATAATTAGATGCAGTAGTGTTATACCTTATCCAGTTACGATTTCCACGCCCACAATAAAAGGAGTTACGCCCATCATTCCTACCACCATACCCTGTGACCTGTGAGCCGCGGTTTTGATTGATGAATGAGCGTTGCTGATTGACATTTGGTACATAATGAACAACATTGTTTCCTGTTGCAACAAGAGTCTGACCATTGTGTCTGATTCAATTTTTGCCAAATAGAGCTCTTGGGCAGAAAGAATATTATAGAGCTCAGTAAAGGTCAAGAATTTTTCTCTTGTACGGATTGTGGATGATATGTCACGGTAATCAGCTCTTAAACCATTAATatcattgagaaattcagctTATCTATTGGATATGCACAATATAACAAGATATAAACTTTTATCTGGAGAATTTTTTTTCAGCTTAAACTCTTTCACTTTGACTTGGTCACTTTGACAGCAGGTGAATCAGATTCCGTAACAATAGCTAGGTCTTGTTAATGTGTCATGTAATAGCTAGGTTTAAATCAGGTTTTGTATACCCCTTTGATAAGGTTAAATTAAGCTTTTTATACCCATTAGAAACTAATATGTCTAGGACTTTGAAGCTTAAATACCTTGTAAATGAGTTTATGTTCTAGTAAATTATGGGGGTGAATGATTATCAAACTTGAAATCCTAGACAATGATAAATAAATTATCATCCCTTGAACTACCATATTGTACTCATGCAAATGTA
The sequence above is drawn from the Apium graveolens cultivar Ventura chromosome 2, ASM990537v1, whole genome shotgun sequence genome and encodes:
- the LOC141702957 gene encoding uncharacterized protein LOC141702957; its protein translation is MEGQSSKPLESILDDTKGHIIHALQNALVAYEAYTVEAKKFKALEEEHKECPIKLKAAIDRASENIKTATDIQEKFDEFATNVQSLETKMKGETDKVVTQHVMKTRVEMMLEYSRGEWKNWDVIGTVKIYNYKYPDDAFPVLPPADVAVKEGGEKSAKDLDVIGK